The region GCATGTCGACAGTTATTTCGCGGTGCTGGTGCGCGTGTTATTGGCGGGGCTGGTGTTTGTTCCGTTGACCCGCTGGCGCTCGGTTGAGCCGGCGTTCATGCGCGGCATGTTGCTGATCGGTGCGTTGCAGTTCGGCGTGACCTACGTTTGCCTGTACCTGAGTTTTCGGGTGCTGACGGTGCCTGAAGTGTTGCTCTTCACCATCCTCACGCCGTTGCACGTGACCTTGATCGAAGACGCGCTCAACCGGCGCTTCAACCCGTGGGCGTTGGTGGCGGCGCTGGTGGCTGTACTCGGTGCGGCAGTGATTCGCTACGACCGGATCAACCCGGACTTCTTCATGGGGTTCCTGCTGCTGCAACTGGCCAACTTCACTTACGCCGCCGGGCAAGTGCTTTATAAACATCTGGTGGCGCGATACCCGAGCGATTTACCGCATTACCGACGTTTCGGCTATTTCTACCTGGGGGCGTTAGCGGTGGCATTGCCGGCGTTTCTGCTATTCGGCAAACAGAACTTCCTGCCCGAGGCACCACTGCAATGGGGCGTTCTGGTGTTCCTTGGGCTAGTTTCTACGGCACTGGGGCTTTACTGGTGGAACAAAGGCGCGTGCCTGGTGAATGGCGGCACGCTGGCGGTGATGAACAATCTGCATGTGCCGGTGGGGTTGCTGATCAATTTGTTGATTTGGAATCAGCATGAAGAGCTGGGACGGCTGTTCCTCGGCGGGGCGGTGATTTTGGCGGCGGTGTGGGTCAGTCGGTTGGGCATACGCCGATTGGCAGTCGCACCCTGACCCCGTGCGGGAGCGAGCGGGCTCGTCCCACAGGGATTGTGGTGTTACATAAATTGTTTTTCCGGCGCGGGGATGTGGTTCGCGCCGAGCACCGCCGGCAGCAGTCCGGCCCGCAAATCCCCGCCACTCGGCTGTTGGTAAAGGTTCAAGCCAAACTCCTGCAACACCGCCAGCAAGTAATCGAAAATATCGCCCTGAGTCCGCTCGTAATCAGCTCACGCCGTGGTGCGGGTGAAACGGTAGATTTCCAGCGGAATGCCCTGAGCGGTGGTCTGCATCTGGCGGACCATGCAGGTCATGTTCGGCTGAATTTCGGGTCGGCTCTTGAACGTCTTGAGGCCGAAGTTATTCAGGAAGCCATCGCGGCGACGAGCGATGGCGCAGGAAATGGTTTGCTCAGGTCGGTGCAGTATTAAGTTGGCGTGCCTGGCTTTTCAGGGTTAGCCTCACGTGCTTTCGCTATCAGCCGCGCTTGGCGCCTGCGCCAACCTGTCCCAGGATGCTGCATGATCCAAGAAGAAATTCTGGAGTGTTGAGAGCGATCGAGGTACTCATGCGGAGATTCTGTAGCCTGACCCGAAACGGATACCGGTATCCGTTAGCATCACTCCTCATTGTTATGGATCACGACCAGCAATTGCGCCTGCTTCTCCCCAACTGAACGTATCCGATGCGGTTTTTGTGCGTTGAAATGCAGTGCATCCCCGCAATTGAGAATCACCCGTTCATTCATGAAGTCCACCTCGACTTCGCCCTCGTGGACAAATAAGAATTCTTCACCAAGGTGTTCTTTGAATGTCGAATCGCCGAAGGTCGCAGGGGGGCGAATGATGAATGGCAGCAGGGTAAGGTCTGCGACTCTGTGGGCCAATACAGCATAGTCAGCACTGTGGCCGTTAGACGATAGCGATTGGCGCTCGTTGCTTCTGACCAGGCTATAGCTGGCTTGTGAGGTGGATCCTTCAGCAAAAAGCTCTTCGACACTCACGTTAAACGCCGTCGCGAGCTTTAAGGCTGCTGCAATCGACGGCGTGTTCAACCCTCTTTCCAACTTGGACAGGTAACTCTTGGTCATACCCGTCTTTTCGGAAAGTGTCTCAAGGGTCATCCCCAGCCGTTTTCTTAGTATTTTCAGTCGGATAGACATCTACTATTTCCGTAAAAGAAAAGTTTCACAGTTGACAATGACACAATTTGTCATATATCTTCGTTTGTGTCATGCGTACTCTACCCGATCACCAGCGACACTGCTGGTAGCACCGTTGACGGCGTACTTAAGGGTGTCTTCTAAGGATGGAAATGGCCAAGACATTAGCATTACCAAAGGATCAGCTTGTCAAGCAGGCCCTTGCAGAGATGCAAAGCAACCTGGCTGACAATACATGGACTGAGCGGGAGAAGCTGGCGTTGACGTGCCGAATTCTCTATGAAAACGGCCACGATTCTGGCCTCTCGGGGCAGATTACGACCCGTGGCCCCGAGCCTGGTACGTACTACACCCAACAGTTAGGTCTGGGCTTCGACGAAATAACCGCAAGTAATTTGCTTCTGGTTAATGAAGATCTTGAGGTCCTTGAAGGCTGCGGTATGCCTAACCCCGCTAACCGTTTTCACAGTTGGGTATATCGCGCCCGCGCAGATGTGATGTGCATGATCCATACCCATCCGACCCATATTGCGGCGCTCTCAATGCTCGAACTGCCTTTGGTCGTTTCGCACATGGATATGTGTCCGCTTTACGACGATTGCGCCTTTTTAGAACACTGGCCCGGTATACCGGTTGGGAATGAGGAGGGAGAGCTCATCACCCGCGCACTCGGCGAGAAGCGGGCGGTTTTGCTTGCCCATCACGGCCAGCTGTCTACAGGGAGAACAATCGAGGAAGCTTGTGTTACCGCACTGCTGATCGAGCGCGCCGCCAAGCTGCAATTGCTGGCCAGCGCGGCAGGCGAAATCAAGCCCATCCAACCGGAATTAGGACAGGAAGCTCACGATTGGATTTCCAAGCCCAAGCGCCACGGCGCAGCATTTAACTACTATGCGCGGCAAGTTCTGCGTCGGCATGCCGGCTGCCTGAGCTGAACCAATCCATTTGCTTTACTGGAGAGACATGATGTCTACCCCTTCCATACTGGACGAGCCCCCTGAAAGACAGGACACCGTTTCCCCCTTAACATAAGGGATAGGCAAACGACTGTGTATATGACTAATAGAAACGATAAGGGTGGGGAGCTTTTGGGTCAGGAGCGGCGTCGCCGCTGGAGCCCGGAGCAAAAACTGGCCATGGTTCGCGAGAGCCTGCAACCGGGGCAAAGCGTCTCGGTGGTGGCTCGACAGAATGGCGTGAATGCCAACCAGTTGTTTCAGTGGCGCAAGCTCTATCAGAGCGGCAGTCTCTCGGCTGTCAGTGCTGGGGAGAGCGTGGTGCCCGCTTCCGAGCTGGCCGATGCGCTCAAGCAGATCCGCGAGCTACAGCGCATGCTTGGCAAGAAAACCATGCAGGTCGAGATCCTTCAGGAAGCTGTGGAGATTGCTCGGTCGCGAAAATGGATTGCGCACTCACCCTTGTTGCCGGGGGACGACCAGTGAAGCTGATCAGTGAAAGTCTCGGTGTAGCGCGCTCGCAATTGACGGTTCGACTCAACCCAAATGCTCAGGTCGAGCGGCGTCGCCCTGCGCTGGACGATGCCGCACTGGTCGAAGAAATTCAGGCTGAAGTGAGTGAACTGCCCAGCTACGGGTACCGCCGTGTGTGGGGGTTGCTGCGTCGTCGGCGTGAAAAGCAGAGTCAGGCGCCGATCAACGTCAAGCGGGTTTATCGCGTCATGCGCGATCATCAGTTGCTGCTGGAGCGACGGATTAAACAACCGGGTGTGGCACGCCGTCACGAAGGCCGAATTGCCGTGGCCACCAGCGATACCCGGTGGTGCTCGGACGGGTTTGAGTTTCGCTGTGATGATAACGCCAAGCTGAGCGTGACCTTTGCCCTGGACTGCTGCGACCGCGAAGCCATCGGTTGGGTGGCCAGCCCGACCGGGTACAGCGGCGACGATATCCGTGATCTGATGCTGGAGGCGGTGGAAAAACGCTTCGGTGAAGAGGCGCCTGCCACCCCGGTGCAATGGCTGAGCGACAATGGCTCGGCCTACATCGCTGAACAGACACGCCAGTTTGCCCGACAGATCGGTTTGCAACCGGTGACCACACCGGTGCGTAGCCCGCAGAGCAACGGCATGGCCGAGAGCTTCGTCAAAACGATGAA is a window of Pseudomonas sp. DC1.2 DNA encoding:
- a CDS encoding carboxylate/amino acid/amine transporter, yielding MGYLLFVTLIQAFSFSLIGEYLAGHVDSYFAVLVRVLLAGLVFVPLTRWRSVEPAFMRGMLLIGALQFGVTYVCLYLSFRVLTVPEVLLFTILTPLHVTLIEDALNRRFNPWALVAALVAVLGAAVIRYDRINPDFFMGFLLLQLANFTYAAGQVLYKHLVARYPSDLPHYRRFGYFYLGALAVALPAFLLFGKQNFLPEAPLQWGVLVFLGLVSTALGLYWWNKGACLVNGGTLAVMNNLHVPVGLLINLLIWNQHEELGRLFLGGAVILAAVWVSRLGIRRLAVAP
- a CDS encoding XRE family transcriptional regulator, encoding MSIRLKILRKRLGMTLETLSEKTGMTKSYLSKLERGLNTPSIAAALKLATAFNVSVEELFAEGSTSQASYSLVRSNERQSLSSNGHSADYAVLAHRVADLTLLPFIIRPPATFGDSTFKEHLGEEFLFVHEGEVEVDFMNERVILNCGDALHFNAQKPHRIRSVGEKQAQLLVVIHNNEE
- a CDS encoding aldolase gives rise to the protein MAKTLALPKDQLVKQALAEMQSNLADNTWTEREKLALTCRILYENGHDSGLSGQITTRGPEPGTYYTQQLGLGFDEITASNLLLVNEDLEVLEGCGMPNPANRFHSWVYRARADVMCMIHTHPTHIAALSMLELPLVVSHMDMCPLYDDCAFLEHWPGIPVGNEEGELITRALGEKRAVLLAHHGQLSTGRTIEEACVTALLIERAAKLQLLASAAGEIKPIQPELGQEAHDWISKPKRHGAAFNYYARQVLRRHAGCLS
- a CDS encoding IS3 family transposase (programmed frameshift), which translates into the protein MTNRNDKGGELLGQERRRRWSPEQKLAMVRESLQPGQSVSVVARQNGVNANQLFQWRKLYQSGSLSAVSAGESVVPASELADALKQIRELQRMLGKKTMQVEILQEAVEIARSRKLDCALTLVAGGRPVKLISESLGVARSQLTVRLNPNAQVERRRPALDDAALVEEIQAEVSELPSYGYRRVWGLLRRRREKQSQAPINVKRVYRVMRDHQLLLERRIKQPGVARRHEGRIAVATSDTRWCSDGFEFRCDDNAKLSVTFALDCCDREAIGWVASPTGYSGDDIRDLMLEAVEKRFGEEAPATPVQWLSDNGSAYIAEQTRQFARQIGLQPVTTPVRSPQSNGMAESFVKTMKRDYVAHMPKPDRETALRNLTIAFEHYNEEHPHSALKYRSPREFRRLAAASI